A single window of Pristis pectinata isolate sPriPec2 chromosome 8, sPriPec2.1.pri, whole genome shotgun sequence DNA harbors:
- the slitrk4 gene encoding SLIT and NTRK-like protein 4 produces MQILPHILTESLQEGRPAAEHRCTCAQVDGAKMLLFVLLTLSVPAISLSSEPDVKEICSVCSCTPVEHILYISCEGISMYRPNQLRPPAANFYHLNLQNNLLISLAPYSFANFTNAISLQLGNNKLQEIEAGAFRGLSGLKQLHLNNNELQVLRADIFQGLENLEYLQTDYNLIKSIERGAFNKMHKLKVLILNDNLISWLPDNIFRFASLTHLDLRGNRLQNIPYIGVLEHVGRIVEFQLADNPWNCSCDLLPLTSWLDNMPYHLYIGEAMCEVPANLYGKLLKELTKRDLCPEDGGGSLEPTVPPPLQLVPRGTRRSTLPTDSSRRSQSGIASGKFLSSSRNYSQIAPFQTKVPPQVLCPARCVCQSQALDLGMSVSCQERGIENVSTLMPRPPSARKLFLNGNYIRDIEPSDFADYEGLDLLHLGNNQITVLQKGVFSNLTNLRRLYLNGNQLGKVCKEIFIGLQNLQYLFLEYNMIKEVLPGTFDSMSNLQLLDLNNNLLKSLPAYAFAGVPLARLNLRNNHFMYLPVSGVLDQLRSLTQIDLEGNPWDCTCDLVALKLWVEKLHHGTLVREVKCETPVKFAGVNLTTLKSEVLCPRLLNKPAVVSPNPESPAASKSTPLNLAKSSPGGPVPLSILILSILVVLILTVFVAFCLLVFVLQRHKKTNPKQEGGNPECGLMQPHFSKSEPALSSVPQTIEEMTKNYAGTGRSCEHGLSFGESQGQTIFLRNISEKEKEAVRSDKKRLSTIEELDELLPARDSHLFYRDVMESKPEMNSLGVGGFELKYPEKQQDAKKLKKSLLGSTHPKMVVELSKGEYFELKAKLQGSPDYLQVLEEQTALSQI; encoded by the exons ATGCAAATATTGCCGCATATTCTCACAGAATCGCTTCAGGAAGGTCGCCCTGCTGCCGAGCACCGCTGCACCTGCGCACAG GTGGATGGTGCGAAGATGCTGCTCTTCGTCCTGCTGACCCTCTCGGTGCCCGCCATCTCGCTGTCCTCGGAGCCCGACGTGAAGGAGATCTGCTCCGTCTGCTCCTGCACACCGGTCGAGCACATCCTCTACATCTCCTGCGAGGGCATCTCCATGTACAGACCAAATCAGCTCAGACCTCCGGCGGCCAACTTTTACCACCTCAACCTCCAGAACAATCTGCTCATCTCCTTGGCCCCCTACTCCTTCGCCAACTTCACCAATGCCATCTCCCTCCAGCTGGGCAACAACAAACTGCAAGAGATCGAGGCAGGGGCTTTCCGGGGGCTCAGTGGGCTCAAGCAGTTGCACCTGAACAACAACGAGCTGCAGGTTCTGCGGGCGGATATCTTCCAGGGTTTGGAGAATCTGGAGTACCTGCAGACCGACTACAACCTCATCAAGTCCATCGAGCGCGGAGCCTTCAACAAGATGCACAAACTCAAAGTCCTTATCCTGAACGACAACTTAATCTCATGGCTCCCGGACAACATCTTTCGCTTTGCTTCTCTGACACACCTGGATCTCCGCGGGAACAGGTTGCAAAATATCCCCTACATCGGGGTTTTGGAACACGTTGGAAGGATCGTGGAGTTTCAGCTGGCGGACAATCCCTGGAACTGTTCCTGTGACCTGCTTCCCCTGACCTCCTGGTTGGACAACATGCCTTATCACCTGTACATCGGAGAGGCCATGTGTGAGGTACCTGCCAACCTGTACGGGAAGCTGCTGAAAGAGCTGACCAAGCGGGATCTTTGCCCCGAGGACGGGGGCGGCAGTTTGGAGCCCACTGTCCCGCCACCCCTGCAGCTGGTTCCCAGGGGTACACGTCGGAGCACCCTTCCCACTGACTCCTCCAGGAGGTCGCAGTCGGGCATCGCCTCCGGCAAGTTCCTGTCCAGTAGCCGCAACTACAGCCAAATCGCCCCCTTTCAGACCAAGGTACCCCCGCAGGTGCTGTGCCCGGCCCGGTGTGTCTGCCAGAGCCAAGCCCTGGACCTGGGCATGAGCGTCAGCTGTCAGGAGAGAGGGATTGAGAATGTGTCCACTTTAATGCCCCGACCCCCCAGCGCCAGGAAACTCTTCCTGAATGGCAACTACATCAGGGATATCGAGCCCTCCGATTTCGCGGATTACGAGGGGTTAGATTTGCTGCATCTGGGGAACAATCAAATCACTGTCCTTCAGAAGGGTGTGTTCAGTAACCTGACCAATTTGAGAAGGTTGTATCTGAATGGTAATCAGTTGGGCAAGGTCTGCAAGGAGATATTCATTGGTCTGCAGAACCTCCAATACCTGTTCCTGGAGTATAACATGATCAAAGAGGTGTTGCCGGGGACATTTGACTCCATGTCCAACCTCCAGCTCCTCGACTTGAACAACAACTTACTGAAGAGCTTACCTGCCTACGCCTTTGCCGGAGTCCCGCTGGCTCGCCTCAACCTGAGGAACAATCACTTCATGTACCTGCCGGTGAGCGGGGTCTTGGACCAGCTCAGGTCCCTGACTCAGATCGATTTGGAGGGGAATCCCTGGGATTGTACCTGCGACCTGGTGGCTCTGAAACTCTGGGTGGAAAAGCTTCACCACGGGACCCTGGTCAGGGAGGTGAAGTGTGAGACGCCGGTGAAATTCGCCGGCGTGAACTTGACGACACTGAAGAGCGAAGTTCTCTGCCCTCGCCTGTTGAACAAGCCGGCTGTAGTGAGTCCCAACCCCGAGTCTCCGGCTGCATCCAAATCCACGCCCTTAAACTTGGCCAAGAGTTCTCCCGGGGGTCCGGTCCCCCTCTCTATCCTCATCCTCAGTATCCTAGTTGTGCTGATCCTGACCGTCTTCGTTGCATTTTGTCTGCTGGTGTTTGTCCTGCAGCGACACAAGAAAACCAACCCCAAGCAAGAAGGGGGCAACCCCGAGTGCGGGTTGATGCAGCCACACTTCAGTAAATCGGAACCTGCTCTGAGCTCCGTGCCCCAGACCATCGAGGAGATGACCAAGAACTATGCCGGGACTGGCCGCAGCTGCGAGCACGGCCTTTCGTTCGGCGAGTCCCAGGGACAGACCATCTTCCTGAGGAACATCTCGGAGAAGGAGAAGGAAGCCGTGCGCTCCGACAAGAAGAGGTTGAGCACCATCGAGGAACTCGACGAGCTTCTGCCGGCCAGAGACTCCCATTTGTTTTACCGGGATGTAATGGAAAGCAAACCAGAAATGAACAGCCTGGGAGTCGGTGGCTTCGAGCTGAAATATCCAGAGAAACAACAAGATGCGAAAAAACTGAAGAAATCGCTCTTGGGGAGCACACATCCGAAGATGGTAGTGGAATTAAGCAAGGGGGAATATTTCGAATTGAAAGCGAAGCTTCAAGGTTCCCCCGACTACCTACAGGTGTTGGAGGAACAAACAGCCCTCAGTCAGATATAG